A window of the Ostrea edulis chromosome 1, xbOstEdul1.1, whole genome shotgun sequence genome harbors these coding sequences:
- the LOC130048019 gene encoding uncharacterized protein LOC130048019, whose protein sequence is MSDASPCGWNTVKNYISNPLADDEKRIKKAENKVLGEKKQNEKQKSRNNSSKGVCGFASFNFPFPRKPFGEPSPFQTSEMWQKLHIGRLTSSIFGDVLKAGPNPKSLIKQIVEGSSLQKYASLPPAVQWGQQNEAKASSEYVNLKTATKNNFKVEDTGLTLCTDNSFLGASSDGRVFDGDSIGVLEIKCPYSIKGTQVTTMEVSEIVAMGCPTVCLEYSMEGPRLKNSHKFYAQVQGEMAIMRLPWCDFVVWTEAAQNNICIDRIYFDSEFVSPMMPRLIEFYMHHIIQLQSSR, encoded by the exons ATGTCCGACGCATCTCCCTGTGGCTGGAACACAGTTAAAAATTACATTTCCAACCCTCTTGCAGATGATGAAAAGCGCATTAAGAAGGCTGAAAATAAGGTTCTTggagagaaaaaacaaaacgaaaAGCAAAAGTCTAGAAATAATTCATCTAAAGGTGTTTGTGGCTTTGCTTCATTCAATTTTCCTTTTCCAAGGAAGCCATTTGGTGAACCATCACCCTTTCA GACATCAGAAATGTGGCAGAAACTACATATTGGTCGTTTAACCAGTTCCATATTTGGTGATGTATTGAAAGCTGGACCCAATCCAAAGTCTTTGATCAAGCAAATTGTGGAGGGGTCTAGTCTTCAGAA GTATGCATCTCTGCCACCAGCTGTTCAGTGGGGACAACAAAATGAGGCAAAGGCAAGCTCAGAGTATGTCAATCTGAAGACTGCCacaaaaaacaattttaaagttgAGGATACAGGTCTCACTTTGTGCACAGATAACTCATTTTTGGGTGCCTCCAGTGACGGGAGAGTTTTTGATGGTGACAGCATAGGTGTACTAGAGATTAAGTGTCCATACTCCATCAAGGGAACTCAAGTAACAACAATGGAAGTGAGTGAGATTGTTGCAATGGGATGTCCAACTGTTTGTTTAGAATATAGTATGGAAGGACCACGTCTCAAAAATAGCCACAAGTTTTATGCTCAAGTTCAGGGAGAAATGGCAATTATGCGATTACCATGGTGTGACTTTGTAGTATGGACAGAGGCTGCTCAGAACAATATTTGTATTGacagaatatattttgattCAGAGTTTGTGTCCCCTATGATGCCTAGACTTATTGAATTTTATATGCATCACATTATCCAGttacagagctccagataa
- the LOC130052240 gene encoding uncharacterized protein LOC130052240, which translates to MRIVLLMTIPLVGHLVTPSHAEYDDLRQEIILLKTAFHQKTEEINKQMFIFRKQIARLEKENQQKNKELAALQKILHEISIAEQNYYVQTRNKDKIRKRTSSTTVAFHACFSNDVNYLGRSQTLIFDRVITDTNTGYSRSSGTYRIPRTGFYVITWVTPVVGNIPFELLVNGEQRGRTDPSSTGNGASQSTSGIAVLSLYQNDNLSIRTHPSASPVGALVSNTWQDACFSLWSI; encoded by the exons ATGCGGATCGTATTGCTGATGACCATTCCTTTGGTAGGACATCTCGTTACCCCATCACATGCTGAATATGATGATTTACGACAAGAAATTATCTTGCTTAAAACAGCTTTCCACCAGAAAACAgaagaaatcaacaaacaaatgtttatttttcgaAAACAGATAGCCAGGTTAGAAAAAGAAAACCAGCAAAAAAATAAAG AACTCGCTGCACTACAGAAGATCCTTCACGAGATTTCTATAGCTGAGCAAAATTATTATGTGCAAACAAGGAACAAAG ATAAAATTCGAAAGAGAACGTCTTCGACTACAGTTGCTTTCCATGCCTGTTTCTCAAATGACGTCAATTATCTAGGGAGAAGTCAAACCCTCATTTTTGACAGAGTAATCACAGACACAAATACTGGATATTCAAGATCTAGTGGAACATACAGAATTCCCAGAACTGGGTTTTACGTAATAACATGGGTCACACCTGTTGTTGGAAATATACCCTTTGAGCTACTTGTGAACGGGGAACAAAGGGGTCGGACTGATCCATCCAGTACTGGAAATGGTGCATCTCAAAGTACATCAGGAATAGCCGTACTGTCATTGTATCAAAACGACAACTTGAGTATCCGTACTCATCCAAGCGCAAGTCCTGTTGGTGCACTCGTAAGCAACACATGGCAAGATGCATGTTTTTCACTATGGAGTATTTAA